Proteins from a single region of Anaerolineae bacterium:
- a CDS encoding Ni/Fe hydrogenase subunit alpha, which produces MNLMIEHHILIDPITRLEGHGKIDIFLNERGEVERAYFQVPELRGFEVFARGRPAEDMPQLTSRICGVCPLAHHMASTKALDDLYQVEPPSAARKIRELDYSIFMLEDHALHVYVLAGPDFIVGPQAPKAMRNVLGVIQTVGLEVGQKVIAMRRKLRELETYLGGKVIHPVLGLPGGVAKGIAPEDLPRFREIAEEGVEFALFTLNVFRDLVLKNSEYVQLITSETFTHRTYYMGLVDADNRVNFYDGMLRVVDPDGREYVQFRAQDYLQFIAEHVEPWSYIKFCYLKPVGWKGFIDGPESGVYAVAPLARLNAAEGMATPLAQQAYEEFYRTLGGKPVHHTLATHWARVIEMIYAAERMRELVNDPEIISAELRILPTATPKVGIGVVEAPRGTLIHHYETDEQGLIRKANLIVATQNNAARIAMSVDKAARELIHNGQVSDGLLNMVEMAFRAYDPCHGCGTHAWPGQVPLQIRIYGQDGAFQGVLTNASDEWREAVSSVSVGQ; this is translated from the coding sequence ATGAACCTGATGATAGAGCACCACATCCTGATTGATCCGATCACGCGTCTCGAGGGGCATGGGAAGATAGACATCTTCCTGAACGAGCGTGGGGAGGTAGAACGAGCATACTTCCAGGTGCCAGAGCTACGCGGCTTTGAAGTCTTCGCCCGCGGGCGGCCAGCTGAGGACATGCCGCAGCTCACCTCGCGCATCTGCGGCGTCTGCCCGCTGGCCCATCACATGGCCTCGACCAAGGCGCTTGACGATCTATATCAGGTGGAGCCACCCTCTGCAGCCCGCAAAATCCGCGAGCTCGATTACTCCATATTCATGCTGGAGGATCACGCCCTGCATGTCTATGTCCTGGCTGGCCCCGACTTTATCGTTGGACCGCAAGCTCCCAAGGCCATGCGCAATGTGCTGGGGGTAATCCAGACTGTCGGCCTGGAGGTGGGTCAGAAGGTGATCGCGATGCGCCGCAAGCTTCGGGAGCTGGAGACGTATCTGGGCGGCAAGGTGATCCATCCCGTGTTGGGGTTGCCGGGTGGCGTCGCCAAGGGCATTGCGCCAGAGGACCTGCCTCGCTTTCGAGAGATAGCCGAGGAAGGGGTGGAATTCGCCCTCTTCACACTGAACGTCTTCCGGGATCTGGTGCTCAAAAACTCCGAATACGTCCAGCTCATCACCTCGGAGACCTTCACCCATCGCACGTACTACATGGGGCTGGTGGATGCTGACAATCGCGTCAACTTCTACGACGGGATGTTGCGGGTGGTGGATCCTGACGGGAGAGAGTATGTCCAATTCCGAGCTCAGGACTATCTGCAGTTCATTGCTGAGCACGTCGAGCCGTGGAGCTATATCAAGTTCTGCTACCTGAAGCCGGTGGGGTGGAAGGGGTTCATAGATGGCCCAGAGAGCGGGGTGTACGCAGTAGCCCCCTTGGCGCGGCTGAACGCAGCCGAGGGCATGGCGACGCCGCTGGCACAGCAGGCCTACGAGGAGTTCTACCGCACGCTAGGTGGAAAGCCCGTCCATCATACGCTGGCGACCCACTGGGCGCGCGTGATCGAGATGATCTACGCCGCTGAGCGGATGCGAGAGTTGGTCAACGACCCAGAGATCATCAGCGCCGAACTGCGCATCCTGCCAACGGCTACGCCGAAGGTCGGGATCGGCGTAGTGGAAGCGCCGCGTGGCACCCTCATCCACCACTACGAGACGGATGAGCAAGGGCTTATCCGCAAGGCGAACCTGATCGTCGCCACCCAGAACAACGCCGCTCGCATCGCCATGTCAGTGGATAAGGCGGCGCGCGAGTTGATCCATAACGGGCAGGTCTCCGACGGATTGCTCAATATGGTAGAGATGGCCTTCCGAGCCTATGATCCGTGTCATGGCTGCGGCACCCATGCATGGCCAGGACAGGTGCCGTTGCAGATTCGGATCTATGGCCAGGATGGCGCCTTCCAAGGAGTGCTGACCAATGCCTCAGATGAATGGAGAGAAGCGGTGTCTAGTGTTAGCGTTGGGCAATGA
- a CDS encoding hydrogenase maturation protease, giving the protein MPQMNGEKRCLVLALGNELLGDDAVALHLARRLREVLSGSVDVMESTETGLGLLDLLVGYDTIFILDAIEVEKPDGHLRLITGTNSMPLLGGGIHFLGLPDVLHLCHALGLAVPARVMVVGIPIASVQEIREGLSLEMAARLPGWTQSVRGLIEKHLSWCSDGSQGGESHESERRFADERGAGPIH; this is encoded by the coding sequence ATGCCTCAGATGAATGGAGAGAAGCGGTGTCTAGTGTTAGCGTTGGGCAATGAGCTATTGGGAGACGATGCGGTCGCGCTGCATCTAGCGCGCCGGCTGCGCGAGGTGCTCTCTGGATCAGTGGATGTGATGGAGTCCACCGAGACGGGCTTGGGCTTACTGGATTTGCTGGTGGGCTACGATACCATCTTCATCCTGGACGCCATCGAGGTCGAGAAGCCTGATGGCCATTTGCGGCTCATCACTGGTACCAACTCGATGCCCCTGCTCGGTGGAGGGATTCACTTCCTGGGGCTGCCAGATGTCCTACACCTGTGCCATGCGTTGGGATTGGCCGTGCCAGCTCGGGTCATGGTGGTGGGCATCCCCATCGCGTCAGTGCAGGAAATACGGGAAGGGCTGTCACTTGAGATGGCCGCGCGGCTGCCAGGGTGGACCCAATCCGTGCGCGGGTTGATCGAAAAACATCTGAGTTGGTGCAGCGACGGGAGCCAAGGAGGCGAGAGCCATGAAAGTGAAAGACGTTTTGCAGATGAAAGGGGGGCAGGTCCTATCCATTAA
- a CDS encoding CBS domain-containing protein, giving the protein MTEQDVGSLLVRDASGQFVGLITERQIIRYWSQHPEATATVPVREAMNRNPLVAFPDDDLDYVMSVMTENRVRHVLVLSDGELVGIVSIGDMVKAQLEDTRVENRYLQDFIAAKYIS; this is encoded by the coding sequence ATGACTGAGCAGGACGTCGGTTCGCTGCTAGTGCGCGATGCCTCGGGCCAGTTCGTTGGCCTGATCACCGAGCGACAGATCATCCGCTATTGGAGTCAACATCCGGAGGCCACTGCTACCGTACCGGTGCGCGAGGCGATGAACCGAAACCCGCTGGTGGCCTTCCCCGATGATGACTTGGACTATGTGATGAGCGTGATGACCGAGAACCGGGTGCGTCACGTGTTGGTGCTGTCCGACGGGGAGTTGGTGGGAATCGTCTCCATCGGTGACATGGTGAAGGCCCAGTTGGAGGATACACGGGTCGAAAACCGCTATCTGCAGGATTTCATCGCCGCGAAATACATCTCCTGA
- a CDS encoding glycosyl hydrolase-related protein, with the protein MPKYTVHIVPHTHWDREWYSPFQRYRMRLVHLLDKLLAILEKDLDYRVFTLDGQAIPIVDYLEIRPEKRTLIQQMVSAKRLLIGPWYILPDEFLVSGEAHVRNLMLGHRIAQEFGFVPKMGYIPDTFGHISQLPQILQGFGIDNAMLWRGLSRPELKSELWWEAPDGTRVLLHHLLSFTGYSNAGPMPADFERAEAYLKSLIRTQQQRATTSHLLIQNGVDHMEPRPDLPTFIRFLNERAAARGEDIRYIHSSVLDYIAAVKAEIDPTALEVVRGELRSTNFVPEGGQIVLPNILSARIYNKIQNADAQQALERWAEPWCAFLWTLGEEYPQGFLWRAWDWLIQNHPHDSIGGCSVDEVHAQMETRFQWAQEIADNLTDERFRLLAARLDLSWLAEDEFAVVVFNGLGWELDETVTVNLDVPYNFWARLALQRAQPLREWDDQSDFLDVWRRETWRDWAGDPPVLPDLGFKGLLLRTADGIEVPAEIEDVTTTMVGQNLLSGPRAVQSVLRIRATFPVRTLPAYGYQVLAGRLTAQPVKYDLPRHPANVMENEHLRVEIQPNGTLHVIDKATGQRYTDLGYFEDGGDCGDGYNYSYPPHDAVFNTLSARPRIARLSDGPVVQRYRIEYDLELPVGLTEDRKRRRADIVHCPLTVIVSLGANAHRVDFEATLENRARDHRLRVIFPSDVPTDVSYSEAQFDVVPHLVHPKQPSREVWWEDQPVTYPQQTFVDVSDGQRGLCVMSHGLPEYEVVNSPRREIAITLLRAVAYLGAGDDLYTIRSGAGPRIPTPGGQCLRTLTYRYAIIPHAGTWEQAEVWREAHAHNVRPRAIVAVRHPDFPVPVAPTPAGITLPRDRHSFLSVTGRNAVLSAVKRAEREDALIVRLFNPSTEPTTATVRFACALSSAELVNLNEEPLRQPLVIEDEHQVNVIMAPKRIVTIKATPV; encoded by the coding sequence ATGCCCAAGTATACCGTCCACATCGTCCCACATACGCATTGGGACCGTGAGTGGTACAGTCCATTTCAGCGGTATCGGATGCGCTTGGTCCATCTTCTGGACAAGTTGCTTGCCATCTTAGAAAAGGACCTCGATTACCGAGTCTTCACCCTGGATGGACAAGCCATTCCGATTGTAGATTACTTGGAGATCCGCCCAGAGAAGCGCACGCTCATTCAGCAGATGGTCTCGGCAAAGCGGCTGCTCATCGGCCCCTGGTATATTCTGCCTGATGAGTTTCTGGTGAGCGGTGAAGCTCACGTGCGCAACCTTATGCTAGGCCATCGCATCGCCCAGGAGTTCGGCTTTGTGCCCAAGATGGGCTATATCCCTGACACGTTCGGGCACATCTCGCAGCTGCCTCAGATCCTCCAGGGCTTCGGCATAGACAACGCCATGCTCTGGCGCGGCCTCTCTCGGCCGGAGCTGAAGTCAGAGCTGTGGTGGGAAGCGCCGGATGGCACGCGCGTCCTGCTCCATCACCTGCTCTCGTTCACCGGCTATAGCAACGCCGGTCCTATGCCCGCCGACTTCGAGCGTGCCGAGGCGTACCTGAAAAGCCTGATCCGCACCCAGCAGCAGCGGGCCACCACCAGCCACCTTCTGATACAGAACGGCGTGGATCACATGGAGCCGCGTCCTGACCTGCCGACGTTCATCCGCTTCCTCAACGAGCGCGCTGCTGCCCGCGGCGAGGATATCCGTTACATCCATAGCTCGGTCCTCGACTATATCGCCGCGGTCAAAGCCGAGATAGACCCCACGGCGCTGGAAGTTGTGCGGGGCGAGCTGCGTTCCACCAACTTCGTGCCGGAGGGCGGCCAGATCGTCCTGCCCAACATCCTCTCGGCTCGCATCTACAACAAGATCCAGAATGCCGACGCGCAACAAGCGCTCGAGCGCTGGGCCGAGCCGTGGTGCGCCTTCCTGTGGACGCTGGGCGAGGAGTACCCACAGGGCTTCCTCTGGCGAGCCTGGGATTGGCTGATCCAGAACCACCCGCACGATTCGATTGGCGGCTGCTCGGTAGACGAAGTGCACGCGCAAATGGAAACCCGCTTCCAATGGGCGCAGGAGATTGCTGACAACTTAACCGACGAGCGGTTCCGCCTTCTGGCTGCCCGGCTTGACCTTTCTTGGCTGGCGGAAGACGAGTTCGCTGTAGTGGTGTTCAACGGACTAGGATGGGAACTGGATGAGACGGTTACCGTTAACCTAGACGTGCCGTATAACTTTTGGGCACGCCTGGCTTTGCAGCGAGCTCAACCCTTGCGCGAATGGGACGATCAGAGCGATTTCCTTGACGTCTGGCGGCGGGAGACCTGGCGCGATTGGGCTGGGGATCCGCCGGTCCTGCCCGATCTGGGGTTTAAGGGCCTGCTTCTGCGCACCGCCGACGGCATCGAGGTGCCAGCCGAGATCGAAGACGTCACCACCACTATGGTAGGGCAGAATCTGCTTAGTGGGCCGCGAGCTGTCCAGAGCGTTTTGCGCATACGGGCGACGTTTCCAGTGCGGACTTTGCCGGCCTATGGATATCAAGTGCTGGCCGGCCGTCTCACAGCCCAACCGGTCAAGTACGACCTGCCGCGCCATCCGGCAAACGTGATGGAGAACGAGCACCTGCGCGTGGAGATCCAGCCTAACGGCACCCTGCACGTCATCGATAAGGCCACTGGTCAGCGGTACACTGACTTGGGTTACTTCGAGGATGGCGGAGACTGCGGTGATGGCTACAATTACTCCTACCCGCCTCACGACGCCGTGTTCAATACCCTGAGTGCACGGCCGCGCATCGCCCGTCTGTCTGATGGTCCCGTGGTCCAGCGCTACCGGATCGAGTACGATCTGGAGCTGCCGGTCGGCCTGACCGAGGACCGTAAGCGCCGACGCGCTGATATCGTTCATTGCCCGTTGACGGTCATCGTCTCCCTAGGAGCAAACGCCCACCGTGTGGATTTCGAAGCGACGCTGGAGAATCGGGCCAGGGATCATCGTTTGCGCGTGATCTTTCCCAGCGATGTGCCGACGGACGTCTCTTACAGCGAAGCGCAGTTTGACGTGGTGCCCCACCTGGTGCACCCTAAGCAGCCATCCCGAGAGGTATGGTGGGAAGATCAGCCGGTAACGTATCCTCAGCAGACGTTTGTGGACGTCAGCGATGGGCAGCGCGGCCTGTGCGTGATGAGCCACGGCCTGCCAGAGTACGAAGTAGTGAACAGCCCTCGCCGGGAGATCGCCATCACCTTGTTGCGCGCGGTGGCTTATCTAGGTGCTGGCGACGACCTATACACGATCCGAAGCGGGGCCGGACCGCGCATCCCCACGCCAGGTGGCCAGTGCCTGCGCACCCTTACCTATCGCTACGCGATCATACCTCACGCCGGCACCTGGGAGCAGGCAGAGGTGTGGCGAGAAGCGCACGCCCACAACGTGCGGCCGCGCGCGATCGTGGCGGTGAGACATCCCGACTTCCCAGTGCCCGTCGCGCCTACACCAGCAGGCATCACGTTGCCGCGCGATCGCCATAGCTTCCTATCAGTGACAGGGCGCAACGCAGTCCTGAGCGCAGTCAAACGCGCCGAGCGGGAGGACGCGCTGATCGTTCGCCTATTCAACCCCAGCACGGAACCGACGACGGCGACCGTACGCTTCGCCTGCGCTTTGAGCAGCGCCGAGTTGGTCAACCTGAATGAGGAGCCGCTGAGACAGCCCCTGGTCATAGAAGATGAACATCAGGTCAATGTGATCATGGCGCCTAAGCGGATCGTGACGATCAAAGCGACGCCGGTATAG